Proteins from a genomic interval of Caulobacter sp. NIBR1757:
- the dnaA gene encoding chromosomal replication initiator protein DnaA — MTSSAPAVSVWGKACLALRRELGEADFGSWLAQAALREGPDGAPVLVTPTGVARDWIRRNAWRRISELWAQNDPEGRRLDLKSKMEFEVAGGAPLPSHPHVIETAEPVSSDVPQVSPPTAGPAARPARNSGLQERFNFDTFVPGPANEFAHAVGKRVASWADGHFNPVVFHGPYGFGKTHLLNAMAWEAMRNAPDKKVIYLTAERFLSTFVRAVMDRQTAAFKEELRAADLLLIDDVHFIGGKQSSQEELFHTLTALMEDGRRVVFSADRPPSALTEVDARLRSHLSAGLVCGLEPADRTLRLGILERKLDTLGRQAGFAASARPEVLQFLADRFTDSVRELEGALNTLLARAGEDIRTVSLDEAQNILRPHLRGAEKRVTVDDIQKAVAEHYSLRQADLLSERRNRAIARPRQAAMWLAKQLTTRSLPDIGRRFGGRDHTTVIHAVRRIEELKADDPVLTRDLETLTRKLRG; from the coding sequence ATGACCTCTTCGGCGCCGGCGGTTTCGGTGTGGGGCAAAGCCTGTCTTGCGTTGCGTCGGGAGCTGGGCGAGGCCGACTTCGGCTCGTGGCTGGCCCAGGCGGCGCTGCGCGAGGGGCCTGACGGCGCCCCCGTGCTGGTCACCCCGACCGGCGTCGCCCGCGACTGGATCCGCCGCAACGCCTGGCGCCGCATCTCCGAACTCTGGGCCCAGAACGACCCCGAGGGCCGTCGCCTGGACCTGAAGTCGAAGATGGAGTTCGAGGTCGCCGGCGGCGCCCCGCTGCCCTCGCACCCGCATGTCATCGAGACGGCCGAGCCGGTCTCCTCCGACGTGCCGCAGGTCTCGCCGCCGACCGCCGGCCCCGCCGCCCGCCCGGCCCGCAACTCAGGGCTCCAGGAACGCTTCAACTTCGACACCTTCGTGCCGGGCCCGGCCAACGAGTTCGCCCATGCGGTCGGCAAGCGCGTCGCCAGCTGGGCCGACGGCCACTTCAATCCGGTCGTCTTCCACGGCCCCTACGGCTTCGGAAAGACCCACCTGCTGAACGCCATGGCCTGGGAGGCCATGCGCAACGCCCCGGACAAGAAGGTCATCTACCTGACCGCCGAGCGGTTCCTGTCGACCTTCGTGCGCGCCGTGATGGATCGCCAGACGGCGGCCTTCAAGGAAGAGCTGCGGGCCGCCGACCTGCTGCTGATCGACGACGTGCATTTCATCGGCGGCAAACAGTCGTCGCAGGAAGAGCTGTTCCACACCCTGACCGCCCTGATGGAGGACGGCCGCCGGGTGGTGTTCTCGGCCGACCGGCCGCCCTCGGCCCTGACCGAGGTCGACGCCCGCCTGCGCAGCCATCTGTCGGCCGGCCTGGTCTGCGGCCTGGAGCCGGCCGACCGGACCCTTCGCCTCGGTATCCTTGAGCGCAAGCTGGACACGCTCGGCCGTCAGGCCGGGTTCGCGGCCTCGGCCCGTCCCGAGGTGCTGCAGTTTCTGGCCGACCGCTTCACCGACAGCGTGCGGGAGCTGGAAGGCGCCCTCAACACCCTGCTGGCCCGGGCCGGCGAGGACATCCGCACCGTCAGCCTCGACGAGGCCCAGAACATCCTGCGCCCCCACCTGCGCGGTGCGGAAAAGCGGGTGACCGTCGATGACATCCAGAAAGCCGTGGCCGAGCACTACAGCCTGCGCCAGGCCGACCTCCTGAGCGAACGCCGTAACCGGGCGATCGCCCGGCCGCGCCAGGCGGCCATGTGGCTGGCCAAGCAACTGACCACGCGATCGCTGCCGGACATCGGCCGCCGCTTCGGCGGGCGGGACCATACGACGGTGATCCATGCCGTGCGGCGGATCGAAGAGCTTAAAGCAGATGATCCGGTTCTGACGCGGGATCTCGAGACGCTGACGCGCAAGCTGCGGGGTTAG